In Ancylothrix sp. D3o, the following are encoded in one genomic region:
- a CDS encoding alpha-amylase family glycosyl hydrolase → MEPKSTVQTKIVSLTEAEGIIDAGTAEQINLAQQDENPYEFLYTRSIEFRQETIYFIVVDRFNDGDPDNDEGPNPELYDPNSQDWGKYWGGDLQGIIDKLDYLKGMGVTAVWLTPLFEQVEALFVEQAAIHGYWIKDFKRINPRFIGKNEDPSLNKTQEAKNTTFDRLIEELHKRDMKFILDIVCNHSNPDFSGKKGELYDDGVKIADFNNDEKNWYHHYGEVTNWEDEWQVLNCELSGLATFNENNVEYRDYIKSAIKQWIDRGVDALRVDTVKHMPIWFWQEFTADIQTYKPDIFVFGEWICSHPQNARSVDYANRSGMTILDFGLCMAIRQALAAGDPAGFQLIQDIFDMDHLYESATELITFIDNHDMHRFQSLNADPDILRMAIILVMTSRGIPCVYYGTEQYLHDDTNCDGNIYGNNDPYNRPMMDKWDTDSQIYRDMRLLSGLRRLNPAVCLGSQWQKYITPDVYCYVRRYRDSRCFVAMNRSFEPVKIEQVLTDLPDGEHTCVVSRRKFEVTDGCLHNLELEPKDVVVISHVGERIKGKVIARVQVNGINTNPGETVVIIGDCPELGNWDLAKAYPMEYVNANTWFAEIPFDETAGKPIAYKYAMWRDGGSPARENIVCRRWLLADEGIVKWRDSWAH, encoded by the coding sequence ATGGAACCAAAATCTACCGTTCAAACAAAAATCGTATCTTTAACCGAAGCAGAAGGTATTATCGATGCCGGTACTGCTGAACAAATTAACCTCGCGCAACAAGATGAAAACCCTTATGAATTTCTTTACACGCGATCTATAGAATTTCGTCAAGAAACAATTTATTTTATTGTTGTTGACCGCTTCAATGATGGCGACCCTGATAATGATGAAGGCCCAAACCCTGAACTTTACGACCCGAATAGCCAAGATTGGGGCAAATATTGGGGGGGAGATTTACAAGGAATTATTGATAAATTAGATTACCTCAAAGGTATGGGAGTTACTGCGGTTTGGCTGACTCCTTTGTTTGAACAAGTCGAAGCTTTGTTTGTGGAACAAGCCGCAATTCACGGCTACTGGATTAAAGATTTTAAACGCATTAATCCCCGTTTTATTGGCAAGAATGAAGACCCCTCTCTCAACAAAACTCAAGAGGCGAAAAATACAACTTTTGACCGCTTAATTGAGGAGTTGCACAAGCGAGATATGAAGTTTATTCTCGATATTGTGTGTAACCACAGTAACCCGGATTTCAGCGGTAAAAAAGGCGAGTTATACGATGATGGGGTGAAAATTGCTGATTTTAATAATGATGAAAAAAACTGGTATCACCACTATGGGGAGGTGACAAATTGGGAGGATGAATGGCAAGTTTTAAACTGTGAATTATCCGGGTTGGCTACGTTTAATGAAAATAATGTCGAGTACCGCGATTATATCAAATCTGCGATTAAGCAATGGATTGACCGGGGTGTAGATGCTTTGCGGGTGGATACGGTTAAGCATATGCCAATTTGGTTTTGGCAAGAATTTACTGCCGATATCCAAACTTATAAACCTGATATTTTTGTGTTTGGAGAATGGATTTGCAGCCATCCTCAAAATGCTCGCTCGGTTGACTATGCAAACCGTTCGGGAATGACTATTTTAGATTTTGGTTTGTGTATGGCAATTCGTCAAGCTTTGGCGGCGGGAGATCCGGCGGGTTTCCAGCTAATCCAAGATATTTTTGACATGGATCATTTGTATGAAAGTGCAACGGAGTTGATTACGTTTATCGATAATCACGATATGCACCGCTTCCAATCGCTTAATGCTGATCCTGATATTTTGCGGATGGCGATTATTTTGGTGATGACAAGTCGGGGGATTCCTTGTGTCTATTATGGCACGGAACAATATTTGCACGATGATACTAATTGTGATGGCAATATTTACGGTAATAATGACCCGTATAACCGGCCTATGATGGATAAATGGGATACGGATAGTCAAATTTATCGGGATATGCGTTTACTTTCTGGTTTACGCCGTTTAAATCCTGCGGTTTGTTTGGGTAGTCAATGGCAAAAATACATCACTCCAGATGTTTATTGTTATGTGCGCCGCTATCGGGATTCGCGCTGTTTTGTGGCGATGAATCGTTCTTTTGAGCCGGTGAAAATTGAGCAGGTGTTAACAGATTTACCTGATGGTGAGCATACTTGTGTTGTTTCACGGCGTAAATTTGAGGTGACGGATGGCTGTTTGCATAATTTGGAATTAGAACCAAAAGATGTAGTAGTAATTAGTCATGTTGGCGAACGCATAAAAGGGAAAGTGATTGCGCGGGTACAGGTAAATGGCATTAATACAAATCCGGGTGAAACTGTGGTGATTATTGGCGATTGTCCGGAGTTAGGAAATTGGGATCTTGCTAAGGCTTACCCGATGGAATATGTTAATGCAAATACTTGGTTTGCGGAAATTCCTTTTGATGAAACTGCGGGTAAACCTATTGCTTATAAGTATGCAATGTGGCGAGACGGAGGTTCGCCGGCGCGTGAAAATATTGTCTGTCGCCGGTGGCTTTTGGCTGATGAGGGAATTGTGAAATGGCGTGATTCTTGGGCTCATTAA
- a CDS encoding Uma2 family endonuclease, with protein MVISSQSDLPALPPTDLWSEELPFELPPESSLPPTDLWSEEPPLESYRHLKQLLLFLSCLERLWQDRNDFFAAANMSVYYSLKQLKSRDFRGPDFFVVLGTERRERKSWTVWEEDGKYPDFIVEILSESTAANDRGIKKQIYQDIWHTSEYFFFEPYKLQFEGYKLLNGKYEEIVPNERGWRWSEQLQLFLGVFEEKLRFFTPDGVLVPTPEEAEVQERRRAEQAEMRTEQAEAQAAKLLRKLQELGVNVEEL; from the coding sequence ATGGTGATTAGCAGTCAATCGGATCTGCCAGCACTTCCGCCAACGGATCTTTGGAGTGAAGAGTTACCCTTTGAACTTCCGCCGGAGTCATCACTTCCGCCAACGGATCTTTGGAGTGAGGAGCCACCATTGGAAAGTTATCGTCATCTCAAACAACTGCTTTTATTCTTAAGTTGCTTAGAGCGTTTATGGCAAGATCGCAATGATTTTTTTGCGGCTGCGAACATGAGCGTTTATTACAGTTTAAAGCAGTTAAAATCACGCGATTTTCGCGGGCCAGATTTTTTTGTAGTGTTAGGAACAGAACGCCGCGAACGCAAAAGCTGGACGGTGTGGGAGGAAGATGGAAAATACCCGGATTTTATAGTCGAGATTTTATCAGAATCAACGGCTGCAAATGACCGGGGAATCAAGAAACAAATTTATCAAGATATTTGGCATACTTCCGAATATTTTTTCTTTGAGCCTTACAAGTTGCAATTTGAAGGCTATAAACTCCTTAATGGAAAATATGAAGAAATAGTGCCAAATGAGCGCGGCTGGCGTTGGAGTGAACAGTTGCAATTATTTCTAGGTGTTTTTGAGGAAAAATTGCGCTTTTTTACTCCTGATGGTGTGTTAGTTCCCACACCAGAGGAAGCCGAAGTGCAAGAACGCCGGCGAGCAGAACAAGCAGAAATGCGAACAGAACAAGCAGAAGCACAAGCCGCAAAACTGTTAAGAAAGTTGCAAGAATTGGGGGTGAATGTAGAAGAATTGTAA
- the bioF gene encoding 8-amino-7-oxononanoate synthase, translating to MPKDPYSWIENSLQTIHKAGWYRSVQTINKLPGSTVEIDGKTLINFAGNDYLGLAGHPRLIEAAINATKEYGTGTTGSRLITGHRDIHRQLELAIASLKKTQDAIVFSSGYLANIGTISALVGKRDLILSDGYNHSSLKAGATLSQATVFEYRHNDIQHLEILLNQHRENYRKCLIITDTVFSMDGDICQLPNLLNLAEKYSSMLLVDEAHGTGIFGEKGSGVVEHFGYTGHPLIQMGTLSKALGSLGGYVAGSSSLIDYLRNRAPSWIYTTGLSPADTAAALEAIHLIKEEPQRRKKLWENVEFLKYLLAEYQIKTLFQESPIFSVPVKDAETVFELGKHLKEAGILTGIIRPPTVPTSRIRITLIAPHSSEHLTELGRVLESVLNLDKT from the coding sequence ATGCCAAAAGATCCCTATTCTTGGATAGAAAACTCGCTGCAAACCATCCACAAAGCCGGCTGGTATCGTTCTGTACAAACCATAAATAAACTCCCCGGCTCCACCGTTGAAATAGACGGCAAAACGCTTATCAATTTTGCCGGCAATGATTATCTCGGACTAGCAGGACATCCGCGTTTAATTGAAGCAGCAATAAACGCCACCAAAGAATACGGCACCGGCACAACAGGCTCACGTTTAATAACCGGCCACCGCGACATCCACCGGCAACTAGAACTAGCCATCGCTTCCCTCAAAAAAACCCAAGATGCCATCGTTTTCAGTTCCGGTTATCTTGCCAATATTGGCACCATTTCCGCCTTAGTTGGCAAGCGAGATTTAATACTATCTGATGGCTACAATCATTCTAGCTTAAAGGCCGGTGCAACACTCAGCCAAGCCACAGTTTTTGAGTACCGGCATAACGACATTCAACACCTAGAAATCCTCCTCAACCAACACCGCGAAAATTACCGCAAATGCCTGATAATTACTGATACTGTTTTTAGCATGGATGGTGATATTTGTCAACTGCCGAACCTATTAAATTTAGCCGAAAAATATAGCAGTATGCTGCTAGTAGATGAAGCACACGGCACCGGCATATTTGGAGAAAAAGGAAGCGGAGTAGTAGAGCATTTTGGATACACCGGCCACCCTTTAATTCAAATGGGAACCTTAAGCAAAGCATTAGGCAGTTTAGGGGGATATGTGGCCGGTTCTAGTAGCTTAATAGATTATCTCAGAAATCGCGCTCCCAGTTGGATATATACCACCGGCTTATCCCCAGCAGATACAGCAGCAGCATTAGAAGCCATTCATCTGATTAAAGAAGAACCCCAGCGGCGAAAAAAGCTATGGGAAAATGTGGAATTTTTGAAATATTTGTTAGCAGAATATCAGATTAAAACTCTATTTCAAGAATCGCCTATTTTTTCTGTGCCGGTCAAAGATGCGGAAACAGTTTTTGAGTTAGGAAAGCATTTAAAAGAAGCGGGGATATTAACCGGCATAATTCGACCTCCGACAGTCCCCACAAGCCGAATACGCATTACTTTAATAGCCCCGCATTCATCTGAACACTTAACAGAACTAGGGCGAGTTTTGGAGAGCGTGTTAAACCTAGATAAAACCTGA
- a CDS encoding phosphorylase — MCEDKSPSQEMRKLETGSLWQKVKECTKKAIECGALHSIVTECEFIEEVGIRFVVRVASNLVRKDEFKKKVSKPKDFNPFLPYEEDLFVADLSETHLCLLNKFNVVDYHLLIVTRVFEEQETWLNLADFEAMELVLNEFDGLVFYNSGRLAGASQRHKHLQVVPMMEIPIKPVLEGVCFDDNGVGRVPGFDFVHAFSRLEKGAKSLLEVYHCLLRAVGFEGDFVGDATGAYNLFATRDWMFVVRRSCEDFEGISVNGLGFVGTFFVRNEGQLDRLKNSGPVMVLKQVALS; from the coding sequence ATGTGTGAAGACAAATCTCCTTCGCAGGAAATGCGGAAGCTGGAAACCGGCTCTCTTTGGCAAAAGGTGAAGGAATGCACAAAGAAAGCTATTGAATGTGGGGCGCTGCATTCTATTGTTACAGAGTGTGAGTTTATTGAGGAGGTGGGGATTCGTTTTGTGGTGCGGGTGGCGTCGAATTTGGTTCGCAAGGATGAGTTTAAAAAAAAGGTAAGTAAACCAAAGGATTTTAATCCGTTTTTGCCTTATGAGGAGGATTTGTTTGTTGCGGATTTGTCAGAAACTCATTTATGTTTGTTGAATAAGTTTAATGTGGTGGATTATCATTTGTTGATTGTGACGCGGGTTTTTGAGGAGCAGGAAACATGGTTAAATTTAGCAGATTTTGAGGCGATGGAGTTGGTTTTAAATGAGTTTGATGGGTTGGTTTTTTATAATTCTGGAAGGCTGGCGGGGGCTTCGCAACGGCATAAGCATTTACAGGTTGTGCCGATGATGGAGATTCCAATTAAGCCTGTTTTGGAGGGGGTTTGTTTTGATGATAATGGGGTGGGAAGGGTACCTGGTTTTGATTTTGTTCATGCTTTTTCTCGTTTGGAGAAGGGGGCTAAGAGTTTGTTGGAGGTTTATCATTGTTTGTTGAGGGCGGTGGGTTTTGAGGGCGATTTTGTGGGGGATGCTACGGGGGCTTATAATTTGTTTGCGACGCGGGATTGGATGTTTGTTGTGCGGCGTTCTTGTGAGGATTTTGAGGGTATTTCTGTGAATGGTTTGGGGTTTGTTGGGACGTTTTTTGTGCGGAATGAGGGGCAGTTGGATAGACTGAAAAATAGCGGGCCGGTGATGGTTTTAAAGCAGGTGGCTTTGAGTTAA
- a CDS encoding DUF2786 domain-containing protein: MPDQTIIEKIKKLLALTTSSNENESTIAAEKASLLLAQHNLSLADLGNTQDTEITETVIDKTTRFVTWKMILLSGIADANFCQALRSNYNGNVYLLGSATNLIVCQHLYNYLSKAIERRAKYRKGSGRAYLNAFRVGCATRLSERLLAQKHELETSGIAGTSDTPATPAIVVRSMFEKNKLSIDDYLENRGVTVRSRSNSQISSEKGYHAGIKVGDQISLNKPMPAGQNIKRLQPKEDELEF, encoded by the coding sequence ATGCCAGATCAAACCATCATCGAAAAAATCAAAAAACTCCTAGCCCTCACCACCTCATCCAACGAAAACGAATCGACAATCGCCGCCGAAAAAGCCTCATTATTACTCGCCCAACATAACCTCAGTTTAGCCGATCTAGGCAACACTCAAGATACAGAAATAACTGAAACAGTCATCGACAAAACCACCCGCTTCGTCACCTGGAAAATGATCTTACTTTCCGGCATCGCCGATGCCAACTTTTGCCAAGCACTCAGAAGCAACTACAACGGCAACGTATATCTCCTTGGTAGCGCCACCAACTTAATAGTATGCCAGCATCTTTATAACTACCTATCCAAAGCAATAGAACGCCGCGCTAAATATCGAAAAGGCAGCGGACGCGCTTATTTAAACGCCTTTCGAGTCGGCTGTGCAACCCGTCTTAGCGAAAGATTACTCGCCCAAAAACACGAACTCGAAACATCAGGAATAGCCGGCACCAGCGACACCCCAGCCACCCCCGCCATCGTCGTCCGTTCGATGTTTGAAAAAAACAAACTCTCCATCGACGACTACCTAGAAAATCGCGGCGTTACTGTTAGATCCCGATCCAACTCTCAAATCAGCAGCGAAAAAGGATATCATGCCGGTATCAAAGTAGGCGATCAAATCAGCCTCAACAAACCAATGCCGGCAGGCCAAAATATCAAACGCCTCCAACCCAAGGAGGACGAACTCGAATTTTAA
- a CDS encoding manganese catalase family protein has protein sequence MFHHVKELQFNARVSAPDPRFARLLLEQFGGGNGELKAAIQYFIQAFGFRKTYPDKYDMLMDIATEELAHLEIVGAMITMLLEGINGELKDAADSSAFGLFSGNKNKDKFIQEALVNPHFYLQSSGGPMLTDSQGVPWTGAYINANGDLTVDLRSDLAAESRAKITYENLIQFTDDPYVKESLGFLMTREIAHYKMFAAALETIEPNFPPGVLQGDPRYTHLYFNMSDGGNIRGPWNEGQGSWEPGENWVYVENPQEKVVETNGLLDQPVEGTKRTQEEAVKVTEQLSQIRSHEVTSAMGAEGEVKQWSDYPDKTAESPIVAREKSKLKTPKL, from the coding sequence ATGTTTCATCACGTCAAAGAACTACAATTTAATGCGCGAGTTTCTGCTCCAGATCCGCGTTTTGCCCGTTTGCTGCTCGAACAATTTGGCGGCGGTAATGGGGAATTAAAAGCGGCAATTCAGTATTTTATTCAAGCCTTTGGATTCCGCAAGACTTACCCGGATAAGTACGATATGCTGATGGATATCGCTACGGAAGAATTGGCTCACTTGGAAATAGTGGGTGCAATGATTACGATGTTGCTGGAGGGGATTAATGGCGAACTGAAGGATGCTGCTGATAGTAGTGCTTTTGGTTTGTTTTCTGGCAATAAAAACAAAGACAAATTTATTCAGGAAGCTTTGGTTAACCCACATTTCTATTTGCAATCTAGTGGTGGGCCGATGCTGACGGATAGCCAGGGTGTGCCTTGGACGGGTGCTTATATCAATGCAAATGGCGATTTGACGGTTGATTTACGTTCAGATTTGGCGGCGGAATCGCGGGCTAAAATTACTTACGAAAATCTGATTCAGTTTACGGATGATCCTTACGTTAAGGAATCGCTTGGGTTTTTGATGACGCGGGAAATTGCACACTATAAGATGTTTGCGGCGGCGTTAGAAACGATTGAGCCGAATTTCCCGCCTGGTGTTTTGCAAGGCGATCCGCGTTACACTCATTTGTATTTTAATATGTCAGATGGGGGGAATATTCGCGGGCCTTGGAATGAGGGTCAAGGTTCGTGGGAACCCGGCGAAAATTGGGTATATGTTGAGAATCCCCAAGAGAAAGTTGTGGAAACAAATGGTTTGTTAGATCAGCCGGTGGAAGGCACGAAACGGACACAGGAAGAAGCTGTGAAAGTGACTGAGCAATTAAGTCAAATACGCTCACATGAGGTAACTTCTGCGATGGGTGCTGAGGGTGAAGTGAAGCAGTGGAGTGACTACCCAGATAAGACCGCAGAAAGTCCGATTGTGGCGCGAGAAAAGAGTAAGTTAAAGACTCCTAAACTTTAG
- a CDS encoding Uma2 family endonuclease encodes MTAQIIEKIIPQKEQRFVLPGYHSWEEFEAIEALMKNEPGLRITYLDGCVEFMTLGEQHELIKTIICFYLQLYFFEKQIEYIPVGSATRRSKERGSSFEPDDSYYIGGKKEHPDLAIEVVITSGEVEKLEKYKRFKIQEVWFWEDNQLSIYRLREDIYEKVSGSGFLPDLDIDLFVRCLLIPSRLEGTTEFLKGIRQS; translated from the coding sequence ATGACTGCCCAAATTATTGAAAAAATAATCCCTCAAAAAGAACAAAGATTCGTTCTGCCTGGCTATCACTCGTGGGAGGAGTTTGAGGCGATAGAAGCTTTAATGAAAAATGAGCCCGGTTTACGGATTACTTATTTGGATGGGTGTGTGGAATTTATGACTCTTGGCGAACAACATGAATTGATTAAAACGATTATTTGCTTTTACCTACAACTTTATTTTTTTGAGAAACAGATAGAGTATATTCCGGTAGGTAGCGCTACTCGCCGATCAAAAGAAAGAGGCTCATCTTTTGAGCCGGATGATTCTTATTATATTGGAGGTAAAAAAGAACATCCAGACCTGGCTATAGAAGTTGTAATTACGAGTGGCGAGGTTGAAAAGCTGGAAAAATATAAGCGTTTTAAGATTCAAGAGGTTTGGTTTTGGGAAGATAACCAGCTTTCTATTTACCGCCTGCGGGAAGACATTTATGAGAAAGTTTCTGGGAGTGGATTTTTGCCAGATTTAGATATTGACTTATTTGTCCGTTGTCTATTGATACCATCCAGACTTGAGGGGACAACAGAATTTCTCAAAGGAATTCGGCAATCTTAA
- a CDS encoding phosphoketolase — MTSTIQPPTSTASNFCDGIQYYGENWPGFDTHGQTPVISEGQNAISDPTDTSAVFQTLLYADALRYLTLQVTGSKASGHPGGFASQAEAYAALVMLGYKNIITEVGHHAPGFYSAMFLDRSLEDMGISTVQQLRDRFREKHGLLGHLSGYIPGILGPAGPLGQGQHFALAGALLHRDKLFPFTMGDGGMGEPYPMSSMAHFNTAYPTATNFLPVLVWNGYSQEHHSMVSTKTSEEMIAYWKGNGFAEVVLVDAKEFDDTNQSGDYVDSTVFSMKQRLAFMKAVLLGVDKAAKSALGGKLTAFIIKQLKGAGVHAKGAKSHNLYPKDTLDAPHIIEALKNRALSRQGWELVRTNCERAGGGPAAKTVVTEFELPLAEIGELPLQEYAVGGDAKVATTAMGNLVVKVGQSDRNFLVTNADGNEASAIGNINVGLKIIHPTSDELYNQTPNGQVYEPLSEDACAGLAVGLSLFGARSLWCSYESFAINGLPIWQTVTQAMAELRRCTPSAVTLFTAGALEQGRNGWTHQRPEVEAYFAAMMRNGNVFPLFPTDANSIQTCYEWALSTKNKGIVITASKSPLPIRTTFEQSRLALQDGAVTIHEIPGDKTVVFAVIGDMTLMPVFEAAAFLETEGIGARIVSVVNPRRLYRSSDVAWDTCSEADGGFLDDAGFERLFGGDALIGVTGGAAGMLEPLMLRSNAKRDTFAWKRGETTASAGELMAFNGLTAEALTKRAIELVH, encoded by the coding sequence ATGACCTCAACGATTCAACCCCCCACCTCAACGGCCTCAAACTTTTGTGACGGCATCCAATACTACGGCGAAAACTGGCCCGGTTTCGATACACACGGCCAAACACCGGTTATTTCCGAAGGTCAAAACGCGATCTCTGATCCCACCGACACCTCCGCAGTCTTCCAAACATTGTTATACGCAGACGCTTTGCGCTACCTCACCCTGCAAGTCACCGGCTCCAAAGCTTCAGGACACCCAGGCGGTTTTGCCAGCCAAGCCGAAGCTTATGCGGCTTTAGTGATGTTGGGCTACAAAAATATTATTACCGAAGTCGGACACCACGCCCCCGGTTTTTATAGCGCCATGTTCCTCGACCGGTCTTTAGAAGACATGGGTATTTCTACCGTGCAACAACTGCGCGACCGTTTCCGCGAAAAGCACGGCTTGCTCGGTCACTTATCCGGTTATATTCCGGGGATTCTTGGCCCCGCCGGCCCCCTTGGTCAAGGCCAACATTTCGCCCTCGCCGGTGCTTTGCTTCACCGCGATAAGCTTTTCCCCTTCACAATGGGTGATGGCGGTATGGGTGAACCTTACCCGATGAGCAGCATGGCACACTTTAACACAGCCTATCCCACCGCTACAAATTTCTTGCCGGTTTTAGTCTGGAATGGCTACTCCCAAGAGCATCACAGCATGGTTTCCACAAAAACCAGTGAAGAGATGATCGCCTATTGGAAAGGCAACGGTTTTGCCGAAGTTGTGCTAGTCGATGCCAAAGAATTTGATGATACAAATCAAAGTGGTGATTATGTAGATAGCACTGTGTTCTCAATGAAACAGCGCCTAGCATTTATGAAAGCTGTTTTGCTGGGTGTAGATAAGGCGGCGAAATCGGCTCTAGGCGGCAAATTGACCGCATTTATTATTAAGCAATTGAAAGGGGCCGGTGTTCACGCCAAGGGCGCAAAATCTCACAACTTGTACCCGAAAGACACCCTAGATGCACCTCACATTATAGAAGCATTGAAGAATCGCGCTCTTTCCCGTCAGGGGTGGGAGTTGGTGCGGACAAACTGTGAGCGGGCTGGAGGCGGGCCGGCAGCCAAAACCGTTGTTACCGAGTTTGAATTGCCTTTAGCAGAGATTGGTGAGTTACCTTTGCAAGAGTATGCCGTTGGTGGCGACGCCAAAGTTGCAACAACAGCTATGGGTAATTTAGTTGTGAAAGTTGGGCAAAGTGACCGCAATTTTTTGGTGACAAATGCGGATGGAAATGAAGCATCTGCCATTGGTAATATTAATGTCGGCTTGAAGATTATTCACCCCACATCTGATGAGCTTTATAATCAAACACCAAATGGACAAGTTTATGAGCCTTTAAGTGAAGATGCTTGTGCCGGTTTGGCGGTGGGTTTATCGCTGTTTGGCGCGCGGAGTTTGTGGTGTTCTTATGAGTCTTTTGCAATTAATGGTTTACCAATTTGGCAAACTGTGACGCAGGCGATGGCTGAGTTACGCCGCTGCACACCTTCAGCAGTTACTTTGTTTACTGCCGGTGCTTTGGAACAAGGGCGAAATGGCTGGACTCACCAACGTCCTGAAGTTGAGGCATATTTTGCAGCAATGATGCGGAATGGTAATGTTTTTCCGCTGTTTCCAACGGATGCAAATAGTATTCAGACTTGCTATGAATGGGCGCTTTCAACTAAGAATAAAGGCATTGTGATTACGGCTTCTAAATCGCCTTTGCCAATTCGGACAACCTTTGAGCAAAGCCGTTTAGCGTTGCAGGATGGTGCGGTGACAATCCATGAAATTCCAGGCGATAAAACGGTGGTTTTTGCGGTGATTGGGGATATGACTTTGATGCCGGTTTTTGAAGCGGCGGCGTTTTTGGAAACCGAGGGTATTGGTGCGCGCATTGTTTCGGTGGTGAATCCGCGCCGGTTATATCGTTCTAGTGATGTGGCGTGGGATACTTGTTCGGAAGCTGATGGCGGATTTTTGGATGATGCGGGTTTTGAGCGTTTGTTTGGCGGTGATGCCTTGATTGGTGTCACGGGAGGTGCTGCCGGTATGCTGGAACCTCTGATGTTACGCAGTAATGCCAAGCGCGATACTTTTGCCTGGAAACGCGGCGAAACTACTGCAAGCGCGGGTGAGTTGATGGCGTTTAATGGTTTGACGGCTGAGGCGTTGACGAAACGTGCCATTGAGTTAGTGCATTAA